The DNA segment GGTCAAACTGCATTAGGTGCAGCCTCTCAATGCCTGGTTTTGACTTCATGTAAAACCTTCATTAAAATATGCAAGCTTATCATTGTCCCCTCTGCAACAAGGCCAGGTCTTTTGCTATGCATTGATGATATTTGggttgaaaatgaaaaaaatgactgGCAGGTGTTTCTTGTTTTCCAGGTGTACCAGATTAGATTGATCATCTATAACAAAACTAATAACTATGAATATCTACTCTTGGTTTGAGTCCTGGGTTTCACCTTTGAAGACTGTATTTGCTGTTAAAAAGAATGCAGCAACATGAAGACCAGGGAAAAGCAGGCCATTCTAAAACTGAGAATgtccagaaaaaagaaagaacctaTTGGTGTACCAACAACCAGGCACTGAACAGGTTGGCTAAGAAACAGCAGTTGATGACAGATTCATCCTTAGAGTTCTGAAGGAAAAACCAAAACCAACATTTCAACCATCAAAACCAACTTTAAAAATTTCAAAACCAATCATTAGTGCTATCACAAACCTCCTCCACAGGGCAAAGCTGAAGGTAACACaatcaaaatttaaaaaagacttcGAGAGCAGAAGTAATGAGGCCATACCACAAGATGCAATCCACTCACTCATCAGCAGTAAGAATCTGAAGAATTGAAAATCGCTCTtgtttttgtaccttttttggggttttttccccacaaaccCTAGTGCTCATCAATAATAAAGaccatttaaaataatttgattGCAGTTATTTAAGTGGCATAGAGTTGTGGATAATCATTAGCATGTATtaccattttaattaaattaaattatacagGTTTGTACAGattacaaaagaaagaaaaaaaaccagaGGCATACTTGCTATTTTGAAAGTAATTATTAGtaaaacaaagtttttattAGAAACAAGAACCTGACAATTCCTGGAAACAAGATAAAGGCATTAAAGttgtaaacaaaatgaaaaaataccatatttaaattttttgttttgtacagaaTTTGGAAAGACATTTTATAAGAAAAAACCTTCCCCTCCAAACATGAATGGCTTTGCTACTGACTGCTGCAACAGTTTTATCAATCTGATATTTAccctaaaacaaaacaaaagaaaaaaaaaattacttttacGTCATTTCATCAATGATTCTGCACATCATAGCATCTTTATCCCATACTTTTTCCTTTGTAGAAGTGGGTACATTTTTGTCTGGTTGTCCTACCATGCAGCTAACTCCAATTTCCTCCACATCCATGGGTTCAGTTTTTAGTCTAATATCCCCCCCTGAACCTGAAACCACCACTCCAGCTATACCAGAGGTGTCAGGCTGGGGCAAATCATCAGGCAGTGAGGCAAGGCAGCCATGGATCATCTCTACAACACGTTCCAAGTGTTTCTGGAAGCGCTCAGCTGTCTCCAACCTCTGCCTCTTCTGTACTTCCATCATCACTCGCAGTGTCTCACGAGCTTGATGAGGTCGATACTCATTAATCAGGTGGTGCATGTGCACAAAAAGAAGTTTCATGTCCTCCAATTTCTCTTCACGCTTAATGCTGCCTGGGCTTTTGATCAGGATGTCCAGCAAGTCCAGGAAGTTAACTAGGATAGACATATTAAGCTTTTTCAACTCTCGTTTGTGGTCAAACTGCATTGGGTGCAGCCTCTCAATCCCCTGACTCTCCAGTGGCCGGATGATAAGGTCATCACACTGAAACAGATTGCCAAACATTGTGTAATTATCCCGAATGGGAGGAGGTGGTTTAGGGGCCAGTCCTTTCCGTACATTGTCATCTGTGTATTCTTTGAAGTACTGCATCGGTGGCAGCGGGAGGGCGCTGACCTGCTGCGGCTCACCCATTTTGAGGGTCTGACAAATACACAAGAGAAATTTAGGTTTTCTGACCCAAATCTGGAGTCAAACATACAACCTACTTCTAATTCAACTGGATTTAGAATGTGTACTAAATTACAAGCTTCTTGTAGATCATCTAAAATATAAGTAAGGACTGTGACAAAATTTGCATATGTGAAAAccacattttcttatttcttttatgtaAAAGTGAGGCAAATCAGCTGCTGAAAAATGTAGACGGTAtagaataatatattaatagaaATTTGACATGTGACAGCCTTAATGCAGAAATGTCAAGACCATTAACTCAGCTACTGACAAAAGGTCATAATGATATGTAATTCAGTAGCAAGCTAAAATGTGACGATCCCAATATTGATTTCACTGCAAAACATACAAAAGAGATCAGTCCACCTTGTGTGATGTGTCCTGTTATGTAAACTGTCCTGTTATGTTTgacaacattttaaacattaaacttgcAGTGCTAAAGTTTTAGAAGTACAAGCCAACTAGTCCCAGACTGATATAAAGACAAGTTAACTCTTCGAGACATTGGACAAAAGCgggatatttatttttaagtattgGTACTGTTTACTAACCTGCGTAAAAAAGTTACGTTTGTAGATTTGCACTCTAATTTATACAACAGTATTTGAAAATATTACCCAAAACAACCACAAGTCTAATTCTCACATGAAACCCAActtactagctagctagctttggACAAACTAACAAAATATGTATAACTCCTTACTGTTATTAAGATATATAATTTATTCAGATAACACCCTACTTTGTGCTTTTAGAATGATATTTGCACAGCTAAACGGTTCTAGACCATGGTACTGGTAAAGTAGCTAGCATTAGCTAAGCGCATTCTTATTGTTAGACGATAACCTAGTCTCCATAATCATGGCTAGTTAGTTTTGTTGTAACTAAGACACCATATCGACATTTAAGTATAAATCAATACGTACCAAACCACTTtccaataaatatttgtatcaCTTGCTAAAGCTTACAAGCAAACATAGGAACTCAACGCTTTCCTGTTCGCATTACGCGAGAGAAATACTCGTGTAACGGTCCCTCTGATTGGACAAAATGGTCTTAGAAACGGAAGATCTTATTGGTGGAAAattggtgcgtgtgtgtgtgtgtgtgtgtgtgtgtgtgtgtgtgtgtgtgtgtgtgtgtgtgtgtgtgtgtgtgtgtgtgtgtgtgtgtgcgtgcgtgcgtgtgtcgtAGTAAGCTGTGAGAAACGTACATATGTTTTCACACTAATAAATTACCTGATATATTGGTATATATACATGCTTATATATCATGCATATTTCCTTTCAGTAATGATAAATTGCTATATCGCTATTATAATGACACATGTATATGCTATAAGTCAAGAAGTCAGGTAATAATGTCAAGtaatatattcataataaaataagCCAAGTAATAATGTTTTTCACCTTTACTGAAAACCAGTACTATGAACGTGTGGCTTAAAATGGTAGAAGAAAAGTGTGTCTAGATGTtctaaataatgaaatattgcagtgtgtgtgtgtgtgtgtgtgtgtgtgtgtgtgtgtgtgtgtgtgtgtgtgtatgtatatatatatataaatatatatataaatatatatatatatatatatatatattatatttgttatatattttttttttatatagagagagagagagagagagagagagagagagagagagagagaaagagagagagagagtcatatAGTCAACTTTGGGAACACTGGACTTGAGACAGCTACTGTACCACAATCCATCACAGTCGCTCAcattcacacttcacacacacttttacacttaAGTCACTTTAACCAATGTTACGGAGAGTGGAAGAACTGGAAGAACTAGAACAAAAGCAAAACTATGGGGAGACCTGAGCTGAActtttttctgaaaataatttGCAGAGCTGTGAATGAAATTCACCAACATGGAAATGAGCTGGGATAAAATTATACTGTATCCAGCCACTAGAGGGCCTCAGAGACATTACACTTTGGAAACCATCTTACGACATCCACTTATACACTGTgtacagtcactcactcactcactcactcactcactcattttctaccgcttatccgaacttctcgggtcacggggagcctgtgcctatctcaggcgtcatcgggcatcaaggcaggatacaccctggacggagtgccaacccatcacagtgtACAGTCATTAATCACAATACTACATTTGTAACACAGaactgttaaaaacaaaaatgtctaTTACCCAGAAATATTAATTCAGAATTGcaatatttacagtgtttatatttgtattggTAAGAAAAGGGCGTAAACTGCAGCTCGTTTATACATATTATCACCTGCTCTTCCACTTAAAACTATTATGATCATCACCAGTCTACAGCGAATAAATGCCATATCCTGTTATactaacacttttattttaggGAACAACTAGTCGACAGTAGCTTGTGCAATTGTGCTTGGTGCCATCAACACTCCTACTGCTATGTGGCAGTCACTCAAAATCGAGAGCATCTCACTTCCAAACTGAAATACGTACATTCACATGGTGATCTTGTTtaacatagacagacagacagacagacggatagatagatagatagatagatagatagatagatagatagatagatagatagatagatagatagatagatagatagatagatatctgcATGGGGTATGGGGGGGGTTTAAGTTTGGCACGTACTTTAAAGCatctagagcaggggtgtcaaattTGGtccgcggtgtaattatatttggcccgcgagatcatatgcgcattacagctggctagccgcatgctccgctaatactacaaatcccagaatgcctttccactgtattgacgcgtagtcacgaacagcaagcgcccctcattctctgttgacagtcgttaacaaccatggagggaggcagattatctgttcacgaatataaagtacagacctgtttgtcttgtgtgctaacagagctaacgtgtctgtaacgaaagaatataacataagaagacactatgaaacgaaacattatgagaagaataaggacctggacgtaaagcagaagctccagaaggcggaggagatgaaaaaaagtctggtttcccggcacactatgttcatgaaagcaaaatcaaaaagtgaagctgctgtaaaggctgtaaagctttattgtggcagcagagattgcaaaatctgcccggccctttaatgagggagagtttgtcaaaaagtgtatgatTAAAGTTTGCGACATCGTGTGCCCAGATAAAAGGCAAGAATCAATGTGCAGATCAATGTGCAGATCAATGTGCCGAGTAAATCAGAGTGTAGCAAACAGAGTTTGAacatatgttttctttatgcactttttctGCTCCAAGGCATGAACTGTTAATAGTCGAAAAGTTTtcattgaatgaaattattatttttggttgttttgttgttggttttgaaaaagatccacttcaaaaaggaacttaaaatgatacagtgagaggcataatttattttatttatttaaataagaaatgaacaccactgatgtgtcttttatttcaaatttaaattcttacagtatgtgtttgtaatatcaggctctggttgttccaaatcctgtcttcaagcaaaactaaagtttgtttccatatgaaaaaggttgaacattacatacagtatcagttgcagttcatttttcaataaatattcagtttggcccgtgactttctctcagttttatttttggcccaatgtgaatttgagtttgacacccctgatctagAGCATCTATTACTGACCCTTTCTGTTAGATGCCCTTCTTCCTGGCTAGTCCTTCCTGGCTAGTCTTCCTGGCTAGTCCTGCTTTCTggagctattttttttaatacttactAGTCAATCATGCAACATATATGAATGTCAGTCAAGCAGAGGACCTTCTTACCTCAAGTTATTGGGCTTTAGTGCCACCTAGCTCCTATTATAATCAGTTTCTCTTAACACTGGAAGACTCTGAAAGTGGAGATCAGACTCGTTTGAGAGTTGATTAGTAATACTGCAGTTTGTTTAGGAATGCATGGTGTGATatttaactgtaataaaacaCGTAGCAAGAGTATGACTGCATTCcatacattatatttaatcaCAGGAATTGGAGTAggcatcatttcttttttataactTGAAATCTGACTTTTGCTGTGTCAGGAGGCAGTTAGAATAGTTCAGGTactcaaatattttattaattgtagCAAACAAGACAACCACATAAATCAAAATCATTGTTAAACAACAGGCATGGGTCAGGTGATGAGCATACAGCATAAACAAGGGCAGGTAAAGGCAAAAACATGAATAACACAACTTGGTCATAAGTAAAACAATAGTAAATAGTTAGGTAAtagtaaaaaagagagagagagaaaatgcttGTTAAACACAAAAGGACCCCAAGTATATAACTGGTAAAACAACTGAAagtctgtttattctgtttgtgtAGTGGTGACTGTGATTGAGTTCAGGTGTGTGTATTAGTAATCAGGTAGTGTAAACATGAGCTTATGGATTTAGTTCTCAGCAGTCATGTTTGTAGGCTACACTGGGTTCTGGGAAGTGTAGCTGGAGAATTGTGGATGaaattatttgattaaaatTGGATGTAATGTTTCATTCATGATATTTATAAATTCTATCATGAATAAACTAATTTATAAAATGATGTCTCCATAACTAAAGATAAACCTAACTATgattttcataaaaaatatttttattctcataAAAATTCTCCCAATAAAAGTTCGGATTCAGAATTAAAAATTGCCCTGAATTCTATTGTTAGATTTTGTTTTGA comes from the Tachysurus fulvidraco isolate hzauxx_2018 chromosome 17, HZAU_PFXX_2.0, whole genome shotgun sequence genome and includes:
- the med7 gene encoding mediator of RNA polymerase II transcription subunit 7, with amino-acid sequence MGEPQQVSALPLPPMQYFKEYTDDNVRKGLAPKPPPPIRDNYTMFGNLFQCDDLIIRPLESQGIERLHPMQFDHKRELKKLNMSILVNFLDLLDILIKSPGSIKREEKLEDMKLLFVHMHHLINEYRPHQARETLRVMMEVQKRQRLETAERFQKHLERVVEMIHGCLASLPDDLPQPDTSGIAGVVVSGSGGDIRLKTEPMDVEEIGVSCMVGQPDKNVPTSTKEKVWDKDAMMCRIIDEMT